Proteins co-encoded in one Streptococcus parauberis NCFD 2020 genomic window:
- a CDS encoding pyridoxamine 5'-phosphate oxidase family protein: MEIKEIMTIIEDMKVGVFATVDKDGKPHARHAHIVAANEEGVFFMTSPKTHFYQQLMGDERIALTAMVEDGYLTQVIRIEGMARPINNEELRTIFANNPYYNFIYTDEESNTMQAFQIYDGEGFYHSMTQGHKYVYSIGTTKEPYIKSIT; encoded by the coding sequence ATGGAAATTAAAGAAATTATGACTATCATTGAAGACATGAAAGTCGGAGTCTTTGCTACAGTTGATAAAGATGGAAAACCACATGCACGGCATGCACACATTGTTGCTGCAAATGAAGAAGGTGTTTTCTTTATGACCAGTCCTAAAACGCATTTTTACCAACAGCTTATGGGTGATGAACGCATTGCTTTGACAGCCATGGTCGAAGATGGTTATCTGACACAGGTTATTCGAATTGAAGGAATGGCTCGCCCTATTAATAATGAAGAATTGCGAACCATTTTTGCCAATAATCCCTACTATAACTTTATCTATACTGACGAAGAAAGTAATACTATGCAAGCATTCCAAATCTATGACGGTGAAGGTTTCTATCACAGTATGACGCAAGGTCATAAGTATGTTTACTCAATTGGCACTACCAAAGAACCATACATTAAATCAATAACATAA
- a CDS encoding PepSY domain-containing protein, producing the protein MKKTFTSTLVLLSALMLTACSESNTGKSISEDKATDIVLKDAKLTKKEVSNFQIKSDKEDGKATYEIDFDTDKKEYDYTVNAETGKILEKSTDSKGLSGAKDLTKDAISQDKAKSIVLKDANVKEEDTSMMSIEKDMDGTTSTYEVTFTANNKEYEYTVNAKSGEIMEKSSEN; encoded by the coding sequence ATGAAAAAAACATTTACATCTACCCTAGTATTGTTATCAGCTCTAATGTTAACAGCTTGCTCTGAGAGCAATACAGGTAAAAGTATTTCTGAAGATAAAGCTACTGATATCGTTTTAAAAGATGCTAAGCTAACTAAAAAAGAAGTATCTAATTTCCAAATTAAGTCTGATAAAGAAGATGGTAAAGCTACTTATGAAATTGATTTTGATACAGACAAAAAAGAGTATGATTATACTGTAAATGCTGAAACTGGTAAAATTTTAGAAAAATCGACTGATAGCAAAGGATTATCCGGAGCTAAAGATTTAACTAAGGACGCTATCTCTCAAGATAAAGCTAAGAGTATTGTTTTAAAAGATGCTAATGTTAAAGAAGAAGATACATCTATGATGTCTATTGAAAAAGATATGGATGGAACAACTAGCACTTATGAAGTAACTTTTACAGCTAACAATAAAGAGTATGAATACACTGTAAATGCCAAATCTGGTGAAATTATGGAAAAATCATCTGAAAACTAA
- a CDS encoding glycosyltransferase family 2 protein translates to MLKNSKINKILYFFAFLTSVLYLFWRLFFTIPWEDSHFSYISGLILWFSELTSFFTAFVLIVNKSKEVNLEKGVMTQENLPDIDVFIATHNEDYEILYKTVNACVRMNYPDKSKVHIYIADDTNRPEIKKLAEEFSVGYFGLENNKHAKSGNLNNALSLTNSPYIATFDADMIPYKDFLLETVPYFLKDRGDSKPIGLIQTPQSFYNPDIFQFHFYSEDKLPNEQDFFSKSVNVLNNTRGASVYTGSNTLLRRKAIEDAGGFPTQTITEDFELGVRMNIAGYLNYSTTKPMASGLTPTDLRSVIKQRIRWGRGVIKSSYNVNIFFNPKLTLGQRMIYINGYFYWSSFFRRLVYIIAPILYTVFHIRIVKANVWLLLIFWLPSYILTKLAMRDVTDSYRTQTWGEIVETVFAPYLVIPIFLESIGISEKKFKVTSKSVSNRNFDYLFALPYLILWILSLYGLISFNIGKYGSELFYGSVISFWLLHHLINLTFALFSTLGRPIFRKEERFLVKENANLTVGGLQENIQIVDVSEHGLSFVSSKPLYIRDSMQISLYDGEYEFDIKGQLTRVVSKKGKWLYGIKIVDLDNKNKKAYFYYIYDRSNKYLTEVRDNWVTIWDDLYNNLIQRLHLMTNYNLVSSRGNTMFPEISTNFPVSLNSEPMRITKFNVSEIELSYDSQLTPKDYITFDNSDIRLNLQKKMISPSNQLVCYNVVSFEEKANGGMQRFYNELYMGSVNGNH, encoded by the coding sequence TTGTTAAAAAATTCAAAAATTAATAAAATCCTATATTTTTTTGCCTTTCTTACTAGTGTTCTTTATTTATTTTGGAGATTATTTTTTACAATACCTTGGGAAGATTCACATTTTTCATATATTTCAGGTTTGATTCTATGGTTTAGTGAACTGACGTCCTTTTTTACAGCTTTTGTTTTAATTGTTAATAAAAGTAAGGAAGTTAATTTAGAAAAAGGTGTTATGACACAGGAAAACTTACCTGATATTGATGTGTTTATTGCAACTCATAACGAAGATTACGAGATTTTGTACAAAACAGTGAATGCTTGTGTAAGAATGAATTATCCTGATAAGTCTAAAGTACATATTTATATTGCAGATGATACAAATCGTCCAGAAATTAAAAAACTTGCTGAAGAGTTTTCTGTTGGTTATTTTGGATTAGAAAATAATAAGCACGCAAAATCAGGAAATCTAAATAATGCACTTAGTCTGACCAACTCACCTTATATTGCAACATTTGATGCAGATATGATTCCCTACAAAGATTTTTTATTAGAGACTGTCCCTTATTTTTTAAAAGACCGAGGAGACTCTAAGCCGATTGGATTAATTCAAACACCGCAGAGTTTTTATAATCCAGATATTTTCCAATTTCATTTTTATTCCGAGGATAAACTTCCAAATGAGCAGGACTTTTTTTCAAAAAGTGTAAATGTACTTAATAATACACGTGGAGCATCTGTTTATACTGGATCAAATACATTATTGAGAAGAAAAGCAATTGAAGATGCTGGTGGATTTCCTACTCAAACCATAACAGAAGATTTTGAACTCGGAGTAAGAATGAATATTGCTGGTTATCTCAATTATTCAACCACAAAACCTATGGCAAGCGGTTTAACACCAACAGACCTAAGAAGTGTCATTAAACAAAGGATAAGGTGGGGAAGAGGAGTTATTAAAAGTAGTTATAATGTAAATATCTTTTTTAATCCAAAGTTAACTTTGGGACAAAGAATGATCTATATAAATGGCTATTTTTATTGGAGTTCTTTTTTTAGAAGATTAGTCTATATTATTGCTCCGATACTTTACACTGTATTCCATATTAGAATTGTAAAAGCTAATGTCTGGCTACTATTAATTTTTTGGTTGCCATCCTATATTTTAACGAAGTTAGCCATGAGAGATGTGACAGATAGTTACCGTACGCAAACTTGGGGGGAAATAGTAGAAACAGTCTTTGCCCCATATCTTGTTATCCCTATTTTTTTAGAGTCAATCGGGATTAGTGAAAAAAAATTTAAAGTAACCTCTAAATCAGTAAGTAATCGTAATTTTGACTATCTTTTCGCCTTACCATATTTAATTTTATGGATTTTATCTTTATATGGATTAATTAGTTTTAATATTGGAAAATATGGATCGGAACTATTTTATGGTTCAGTGATTAGCTTTTGGTTGTTGCATCATTTAATAAATTTAACTTTTGCTCTTTTTTCGACTTTAGGAAGACCTATTTTTAGAAAAGAAGAGAGATTTTTGGTTAAAGAAAATGCAAATTTAACAGTTGGTGGACTGCAAGAAAATATTCAAATTGTGGATGTTTCTGAACATGGTTTATCGTTTGTTAGTTCAAAACCGCTTTACATAAGGGATAGTATGCAAATATCATTATATGATGGTGAATATGAATTTGATATAAAAGGTCAACTTACAAGAGTTGTGAGTAAAAAGGGAAAATGGCTATACGGAATTAAAATAGTTGATTTAGACAATAAGAATAAAAAGGCTTATTTCTACTATATCTATGACCGTTCCAATAAATATTTAACTGAGGTACGTGATAATTGGGTTACTATTTGGGATGATCTGTATAATAATTTAATTCAACGATTACATTTAATGACGAATTACAATTTAGTAAGTTCCAGAGGGAATACCATGTTTCCAGAAATTTCAACAAATTTTCCAGTATCTCTTAATAGTGAACCAATGCGAATAACTAAATTTAATGTTAGTGAAATTGAATTGAGTTATGATTCTCAGTTAACACCAAAAGATTATATTACTTTCGATAATTCAGATATCAGACTTAATCTTCAGAAAAAAATGATCAGCCCTTCTAATCAATTGGTATGTTATAATGTTGTAAGTTTTGAAGAGAAAGCAAATGGAGGAATGCAAAGATTTTATAACGAATTATATATGGGGAGTGTAAATGGAAATCATTAA
- a CDS encoding bifunctional glycosyltransferase family 2/GtrA family protein: MNFAILIPSYQPDFKLIELINTLIVDDYLKKCPIIVIDDGSGSGYKKIFSEIEKNVHFITYQENRGKGYALKTGFTYILKKLDFIDAVVTIDGDGQHTIRDTVRCLKSYETNNKLKPVVLGSRNFEDNVPLRSKFGNLMTRDILSFSMGLNISDTQTGLRVIPVQYLNKLLELNGERYEYEMQMLLFLKENNIRIVEVPIDTIYIDENNSSHFNPIKDSLKIYSTFLKFIISSSSSFIVDISVFAFLIFLLRNFSINTIFLASFLSRFISSLFNFFMNKAFVFKKGDKTSLIKYFLLVIIQITMSASFVTIINKVLPQFNLTLVKILVDVFLFIFSYQIQKKYIFTKKSENQIVKKFKN; the protein is encoded by the coding sequence ATGAATTTCGCTATATTAATACCAAGTTATCAACCGGATTTTAAATTAATAGAATTAATAAATACATTAATAGTGGATGATTATTTAAAAAAATGTCCAATTATTGTCATTGATGATGGAAGTGGTAGTGGTTATAAGAAAATTTTCTCAGAGATAGAGAAGAATGTACACTTTATCACATATCAAGAAAATAGAGGAAAAGGGTATGCTCTAAAGACTGGTTTTACATATATTTTGAAGAAACTAGATTTTATAGATGCAGTAGTTACAATTGATGGTGATGGTCAGCATACCATAAGAGATACAGTAAGGTGTTTGAAATCTTATGAAACAAATAATAAATTAAAACCAGTCGTATTAGGTTCCCGTAATTTTGAAGATAATGTGCCATTAAGAAGTAAGTTTGGAAATCTTATGACAAGAGATATTTTAAGTTTTTCAATGGGACTTAATATTTCAGACACTCAAACAGGCTTACGTGTTATTCCAGTGCAATACTTAAACAAATTATTGGAACTAAATGGTGAGCGTTATGAATATGAGATGCAAATGCTTTTATTTTTAAAAGAGAACAATATCAGAATTGTAGAAGTACCAATTGATACGATTTATATTGATGAAAATAACTCATCACATTTTAATCCTATTAAGGATTCACTTAAAATCTATTCAACCTTTTTAAAATTTATCATATCCTCTTCTAGTTCATTTATTGTCGATATCTCAGTTTTTGCATTTCTTATATTTCTTCTAAGAAACTTCAGCATCAATACTATATTTTTGGCTTCATTTTTATCTCGATTTATTTCTTCTCTCTTTAATTTCTTCATGAATAAAGCATTTGTATTTAAAAAAGGAGATAAAACAAGCTTAATTAAGTATTTTTTACTGGTGATAATTCAAATTACAATGTCAGCATCTTTTGTAACCATTATTAACAAGGTACTCCCTCAATTTAATTTAACACTTGTGAAAATATTGGTTGATGTATTTTTATTTATTTTCAGTTATCAAATTCAAAAAAAATATATTTTTACAAAAAAATCGGAGAATCAAATTGTTAAAAAATTCAAAAATTAA
- a CDS encoding EAL domain-containing protein gives MLIEILLLIAIIFTIVSIVTILISYIGAKRQNAIYPKTMKNIKNYSFHFQKIIDRDGRVSGFEALLRKYNEENKNWSLPEDIDHFTLREVIYLLHKSLLKKEYPNGFLAINISLKQLVDPRYVYFIKWLKGAIYPMKVRIEFHIASTQFISPWTSWRLKKNLKVSKDLGVEVILEQISPDKNYYQKVKKYLKLVSGLKIPLSKFQKKNDEEWYFKNIGDWVRLSQLNQISIDLTEIESTEDMSLADQLDMSNRQGYYIGKPHLKEN, from the coding sequence ATGCTTATTGAAATCTTGTTACTCATTGCAATTATTTTTACTATAGTTAGTATTGTTACAATTTTGATTAGTTATATTGGGGCCAAAAGACAAAATGCTATCTACCCAAAAACTATGAAAAATATCAAAAATTACTCATTTCATTTTCAGAAAATTATAGATAGAGATGGTCGGGTAAGTGGCTTTGAAGCCCTACTTAGGAAATATAATGAAGAAAATAAGAACTGGTCTTTACCAGAAGACATTGATCATTTTACACTACGTGAAGTTATCTACCTACTTCATAAAAGTCTACTAAAAAAGGAATACCCTAATGGTTTTCTAGCTATCAATATTAGCTTAAAACAACTGGTTGATCCTCGTTATGTCTACTTTATCAAATGGTTAAAAGGGGCCATTTACCCAATGAAAGTCCGTATAGAATTTCATATTGCTTCAACTCAATTTATTAGCCCTTGGACCAGCTGGCGCCTGAAAAAGAATTTAAAAGTAAGTAAAGACTTAGGCGTAGAAGTCATCTTGGAACAAATAAGTCCAGACAAAAACTATTATCAAAAGGTTAAAAAATATCTGAAACTGGTGTCTGGGCTTAAAATACCATTGTCCAAATTTCAAAAGAAAAATGATGAAGAATGGTATTTTAAGAACATAGGTGACTGGGTGAGACTAAGTCAGTTAAATCAAATAAGTATTGATTTAACTGAGATTGAGTCTACAGAAGATATGTCTTTAGCAGATCAATTAGATATGTCTAACCGCCAAGGTTATTACATTGGAAAACCACACCTCAAGGAAAACTAA
- a CDS encoding glycosyltransferase family 2 protein: protein MINDTIFNNLSLTENFLYNIILILFLILCLYPVIGALFWFFGALSYKFLKKDKKENDFQFLSPQDQPMITIMIPAHNEEVMIEETIDYLATQINYTNYEILVINDGSKDATLDILKKLQEKYDKLRVLNIQKNQGKAHGFNLGLFFAKGEYILSNDADTIPEPDALMKYMNYFMSDKDVNTAAVTANMDVQNRSTLLGKSQTVEFSSIVGVIKRSQTAVNDSMYAYSGANTMYKKEFLINVAGFRQDRSTEDISIAWDHLMFGIVPRFAPDIIFHMNVPETLSQLYKQRQRWAQGGTEVWLTNFSMFIKHPIKYRYVFSMFVDTTFSIIWSFFFFISSFVFIVTLTYFLATSNFERVWHAVIMSFIFVTFELVAGCLQLLAALILDSKGEKLKYFIFSPLYMIFFWMINPLTIVTTFLPAVRAFLGKETDYGAWVSPTRKSLKKE, encoded by the coding sequence ATGATTAACGATACCATTTTTAATAATTTATCCTTAACCGAAAATTTTCTTTATAATATTATTTTGATTTTATTCTTAATTTTGTGTCTATATCCTGTAATTGGTGCCTTATTCTGGTTTTTTGGAGCCTTAAGCTATAAATTTCTAAAAAAAGATAAAAAAGAAAATGATTTCCAGTTCTTAAGTCCTCAAGACCAACCAATGATTACAATCATGATTCCTGCTCATAATGAAGAAGTTATGATTGAAGAGACAATCGATTATTTAGCCACGCAAATAAACTATACTAACTACGAAATATTGGTCATCAATGATGGCAGTAAAGATGCTACACTGGACATTTTAAAAAAATTACAAGAAAAATATGACAAGTTACGGGTTCTCAATATTCAAAAAAACCAGGGTAAGGCACATGGCTTTAATTTAGGTCTTTTCTTTGCAAAGGGGGAGTATATTTTGAGTAACGATGCAGATACCATTCCCGAACCGGATGCTTTAATGAAATATATGAACTATTTTATGAGTGATAAAGATGTCAATACGGCAGCTGTTACGGCCAATATGGATGTGCAAAATAGGAGTACACTTTTAGGGAAATCACAAACAGTTGAGTTTTCTAGTATTGTTGGCGTTATTAAACGTAGTCAGACGGCGGTCAATGATTCTATGTATGCTTATAGTGGCGCTAATACCATGTATAAAAAAGAATTTTTAATTAATGTTGCTGGGTTTCGTCAGGACAGAAGTACAGAAGATATTAGTATTGCTTGGGATCACTTGATGTTTGGAATTGTGCCTCGATTTGCCCCTGATATTATTTTCCATATGAATGTGCCAGAGACCTTGTCACAACTTTATAAACAGAGACAACGGTGGGCACAAGGAGGTACAGAAGTATGGCTGACCAACTTTAGTATGTTTATCAAACATCCAATCAAATACCGTTATGTTTTTTCGATGTTTGTTGATACGACATTTTCAATTATCTGGTCTTTCTTCTTTTTTATCTCTTCATTTGTTTTCATAGTAACTCTCACTTACTTTTTGGCAACTAGCAATTTTGAAAGAGTTTGGCATGCTGTAATAATGTCATTTATTTTTGTTACATTTGAATTGGTGGCAGGTTGTCTTCAATTATTAGCTGCACTTATTTTAGACAGTAAGGGTGAAAAGTTAAAGTATTTTATTTTTTCACCATTATATATGATTTTTTTCTGGATGATTAATCCTTTAACTATCGTAACAACTTTCCTACCAGCAGTAAGAGCCTTTCTAGGAAAAGAGACAGATTATGGAGCTTGGGTTAGTCCTACACGAAAAAGCTTAAAGAAGGAATAA